Within Portunus trituberculatus isolate SZX2019 chromosome 18, ASM1759143v1, whole genome shotgun sequence, the genomic segment AACAGGAGAGCGACAGAGGGAATGAAAGCACCAGTCACGCGGACATCCGTGGTTGTGAgctgagagatgagagaagggtCAGAGAAGAAGCACATTGGTGAGGAGAGctgtcgtcaccaccaccagggcagAGGCGGCGGTGGAGCGAGCGTGGTTGCATCCATCCCAGGTACAAGTATCGTGGCACACTTCCATCTGGTGGCCGCCCTTCGTCCTGCCTCTCTCGCAGTCCCACCCCATGTCAGTCGGGGCGCAGGTGCGGACAAGTGACAGCATCTTACCTGTACagaatcattattatattacgaCACTCAATTCTGCTGATCGCGGTACCATTATGTggatgatagtgtgtgtgtgtgtgtgtgtgtgtgtgtgtgtgtgtgtgtgtgtgtgtgtgtgtgtttgtttgtttgtttgtttgtttgtttgtttgtgtttgtgtgtgtgtgtgtgtgtgtgtgtgtgtgtgtgtttgtatcagAATGTactgataagaaaatataaaaaacaaaattgagagattttctttacacacacacgcacacgcacacgcgcacacacagacaaacacacacacacacacacacacacacacacactgattctaccaccaccaccaccaccaccaccatcaccaccactgctacttacGCGAGTCTTCCCTGTCGGGCGTGTAGGTGTGGATGGTGAGACAAACATTCATGCCTCTGCCACACTCGATGGGCGGCGGCGGCTTCACAAAACATTCGTCCTGGGTCCCCTCCGCCTCGCACTGCACGCACCGGATGCCGCACGCTGGAGGGAGTCAAGGGCTGTTAGTGTTGGGTAAAGCAGTAATAGTCATCCTAGGAACATGATACACCCGGAAGTACATAAATTTTTTCAGAGGTGTCAGAGGAATACTGTAGGATATGAAGGGGTACATGACGTGGGCAGTGTGTATCATCAGAGAATACATTGGAAAATATATCTTAGTGGGGAAATGTGTGGGTTATGTACGAAACTGActgaaaatgagataaaagtaTGGGACAGTTGTGGGTAATATATCAGCATATCACAGTCAGACGCAACTCGCATCTCacaggttaacctcttcagtaccaggaaatgttttcataattattctgcttactatttggtgattttactacacagcttcagaaacttacgtggggattaaaatagtgaagactctggccattaatcttctgacctccatagactattcttaatgtcaataaaatcgtctaatcatacccaaaacacaagggaaaaaatgcatctcagtgcTGAACGGGTCATAGATGAAGCATTCAGCACTTACATAACAATTATTTAGACCaattactatacatttcagcggtggacaaacggtgttttttgcagatacctcctaaacgaatcgttggatgagtatgatatttcaacacactaccttgaacattcGTTCgaaatttatggttaacataccacagtgctatatgtgttatgtgaggagtttactcgtaaaaaataacaaagccgacgagtcatgttgacgcattcgaatgaaagtgtggccccccccacacacccacccaaaccattcctaaccactactacgtctcccccgtctcggaagttctcgccctctttatccctcctcttctctccctagctcctcgcctccctcactcctgtgtccctccctacttctcccaccactgtatttatacattataatgttctgtaagtgtgtatgtatagatatgattattaacgagtatggtacaatttcatgaaggcaagaagtggttcacgttgataattactgtacaacagcacgtttacgtgtagtatatagaagagccatgtttgcagtcgttatggtcaaccatgtgaacatgatgtgctggaattacctgtgacctggaccttctactgttaggaaaagttgatactcttattgcgtactgtctacctattgatcataaaagtggtccagtttatatataatattattttgttgttagatacgttgcttattatccagctatacggccattaacagcggaattagctattgctttcacggtcgtttgacccactctggttttcatgtccacatataccagcaattgtattaaataatattattaatgtatgatatgtatgtacatactgacgtatgtaactattatacctatacgtatgtaattacaatagggaaaaaaatcaaaggtggaaggctgatggtgtgaataggggtgaagaggaagcgggaagagggtcatgcgatactggggtagagaaggagtggtctggggttcttcagggtggtggtggtggtggagggttagacgagtaccccacactcgtccgattctgtataacacctttgatatgatgactggattaggcgtaatatcactcagtaaactcctcacataacacatatagcactgtggtatgttaaccataaattacgaacgaatgttcaaggtagtgtgttgaaatatcatactcatccaacgattcgtttaggagatatctgcaaaaaacaccgtttgtccaccgctgaaatgtatggTAGTAGCTATTGCTTCAttcatatatacaaaaaaaaaaattatattttccttcagctGTCTTAAATCCAAGCACCCAAACAGACAAGTACACACCTTGATGGGTCAGagccagcagcaggaggaggaagagggacggGAAGTAGAGTAGGTCAGGGAGAGGCCGTGAGGGTGCCATATCTTACTCTCGCCGTTCAAACTGAAATGTAAATTAATCCTTTCGTAAACAATGGCAGTGTCCCGTTAAAGAATTGTGTGTGTAGAGAATCGTATGACGCCTTCAATTAAGCTATTATTCACTGATGTCTCCAGAAGTATTACAATAACAGCTACGGTAAAGAGGAATAGCAGGAGCAATAGGAAGGAAAGTTATTTTAAAAGAATTCACCACCTCGCACTCATTAtgatattaccaccaccatcacctcttcgTAGCCTACTATGGTCCGGTAAATTCCTTGAAATCGATTGCACAAAAGTAAATTGCTCGAAATCAATTGCTCGAAAAATAAATTCTCGTATTATCAGTTGTGGAAAAGTCAGATTGCTCGAAAATAGTGGTTTGGTGAGAAATATCgaaaagtgaaataagaaacacccaaaaactaagatataaaaagaacagCTTTATTGTTGTCAACTGAGCAGTTAAGATTAAGAACGGGTATATTTATATCATACACTATCCAAAGAATACCTGAAAatattattatctattgttaATTGAACGTAGAGAGATATCCAGCCAAGcataatttcttctttcctttttcgctCACAACAAAAGTTAGATCCACCTTTAGGGCTCGAGATTTCCAAGATTactgaaatataaatgaaaaacaaatatgagaaaaaCATAATATTTAACGATCAGGAAAATGATTACTGATATTTTAAAGTTAATAGGTGGTTGATGGAAGTAAttgaaatttatttttttattgttgctaGATCCAGTAAATCTACAATATTAACAACACAATCCAGTGACGATTATGAACAAGGCAAGGCTATTGATAATGGATGGTTgctataggaagagaaggagagccaTATATAGAGAGAGTAGCCCTGTAACCGTGTGATAATTCAGCACGTACAGAAAGTCCTGGGAGACTGACTGCCAAGGTGAGTGTTTCGAAGCATTTCGAGCAATTTACTGTTCGAGCATTTGATAATTCGAGAATTTATTTTTctggagtttgtgtgtgtgtgtgtgtgtgtgtgtgtgtgtgtgtgtgtcccactaATGGTGCAGACTACCTGGCAAACTATCGCttaaaccatgaaaataccagTGGAAACCGTGACAACTTATTCATGAGTCTGTTACAAAATTCTTAAAACGCACTGCTTTCATTAGAACTACTTTAAAAAACTACAGGGACCATTAATCAGATTCCTGCATATTTTTTCCACCCATGGTACAGAATACACGATAAACTACCTCTAAGATCATTAAAGCACTGGTTAA encodes:
- the LOC123505519 gene encoding uncharacterized protein LOC123505519; amino-acid sequence: MAPSRPLPDLLYFPSLFLLLLLALTHQACGIRCVQCEAEGTQDECFVKPPPPIECGRGMNVCLTIHTYTPDREDSRKMLSLVRTCAPTDMGWDCERGRTKGGHQMEVCHDTCTWDGCNHARSTAASALVVVTTALLTNVLLL